A genomic stretch from Octopus bimaculoides isolate UCB-OBI-ISO-001 chromosome 15, ASM119413v2, whole genome shotgun sequence includes:
- the LOC106880669 gene encoding uncharacterized protein LOC106880669: MDSLKVNPCCIEVLEQVLAILKKHVSNVETESEFPNDLKNESQHRTGIASQLGTLPVHNRTINHHHTLSKTQILQSNRSKENHSENQLRFISKPNVNKEAFLIKATTQLPTTSSNHSNAVQSRNRRISAPLQVTPKIPSHQVVKRPVSASTMKVSTVTSPKTFIREQSVPFQDSLHLKTTLNNGPEVSHISTQNYCLNSQVSSKSVSQITPTPRTTTEQGKPKEVELISGLGVNILEDELTRIQFNATTANDPAILVIALLQHFFSDEVLARSTATSCRGKGRAKHSTSQPLNQQIMEAIRRFSVLYSRKINRSLTETQVNRITANKIGTAKMALKRRSEENSLVSRGPRFGKISRNSESVKPKEIIVPTDEDLNFVIKVEKDNDF, from the exons gttgaaactgaaagtgaatttccaaatgatttaaaaaatgaaagtcaACATAGAACAGGGATTGCTTCCCAACTGGGGACACTCCCTGTTCATAATCGAACTATTAACCACCACCACACATTATCAAAAACACAAATCTTACAATCCAACAGATCTAAAGAAAATCATTCAGAAAATCAGCTACGGTTCATATCCAAACCAAATGTAAACAAAGAGGCGTTTTTAATAAAAGCCACAACTCAACTTCCCACTACTTCTAGTAACCATAGCAATGCTGTACAATCGAGAAACCGGCGGATATCAGCTCCATTACAAGTCACACCAAAAATTCCATCCCATCAAGTAGTCAAGAGACCAGTGTCTGCTAGCACAATGAAGGTATCAACAGTGACGTCTCCAAAGACGTTTATTCGAGAACAATCTGTACCTTTCCAAGACAGTCTGCATTTGAAAACTACGTTAAACAATGGACCAGAAGTCTCACACATCAGCACTCAGAATTATTGTTTGAACAGCCAAGTGTCGTCTAAGTCTGTGTCCCAAATTACtccaacaccaagaacaacaacagaacaaGGAAAACCAAAA GAAGTTGAGTTGATATCAGGGCTTGGAGTGAATATTCTTGAAGATGAGTTAACGCGAATCCAATTCAATGCCACAACTGCTAATGACCCAGCAATCCTGGTCATAGCTCTCCTTCAGCATTTCTTTTCAGACGAAGTCCTAGCGAGGTCTACAGCCACTTCATGCAGGGGTAAGGGCCGTGCTAAACATTCCACATCACAACCTCTGAATCAACAAATAATGGAAGCCATAAGAC ggttttctgttttatattctcGAAAGATAAACCGATCTTTGACGGAGACGCAAGTCAATCGCATCACTGCTAATAAAATAGGAACGGCGAAAATGGCACTGAAAAGACGCAGTGAAGAAAACTCACTTGTATCTAGAGGACCCCGTTTTGGTAAGATATCACGAAATTCTGAAAGCGTTAAGCCCAAGGAAATCATTGTACCAACAGACGAAGATCTTAATTTTGTTATCAAAGTTGAGAAGGATAATGACTTTTAG